The genomic interval ctagtaaaacgagtaaaacgagtaaaacgagtaaaacgagtaaaacgagtaaaacgagtaaaacgagtaaaacgagtaaaacgagtaaaacgagtaaaacgagcaaaacgagtaaaacgagcaaaacgagtaaaacgagcaaaacgagtaaaacgagcaaaacgagcaaaacgagcaaaacgagtaaaacgagtaaaacgagtaaaacgagtaaaacgagtaaaacgagtaaaacgagtaaaacgagtaaaacgagtaaaacgagtaaaacgagtaaaacgagtaaaacgagtaaaacgagtaaaacgagtaaaacgagtaaaacgagtaaaacgagtaaaacgagtaaaacgagcaaaacgagcaaaacgagtaaaacgagtaaaacgagtaaaacgagtaaaacgagtaaaacgagtaaaacgagtaaaacgagtaaaacgagtaaaacgagtaaaacgagtaaaacgagtaaaacgagtaaaacgagtaaaacgagtaaaacgagtaaaacgagtaaaacgagtaaaacgagtaaaactagtaaaacgagtaaaacgagtaaaacgagtaaaacgagtaaaacgagtaaaacgagtaaaacgagtaaaacgagtaaaacgagtaaaacgagtaaaacgagtaaaactagtaaaactagtaaaacgagcaaaacgagcaaaacgagaaaaacgagcaaaacgagcaaaacgagcaaaacgagcaaaacgagcaaaacgagcaaaacgagcaaaacgagtaaaacgagcaaaacgagcaaaacgaggaaaacgagtaaaacgagtaaaacgagtaaaacgagtaaaacgagtaaaacgagtaaaacgagtaaaacgagtaaaacgagtaaaacgagtaaaacgagtaaaacgagtaaaactagtaaaacgagtaaaacgagtaaaacgagtaaaacgagtaaaacgagtaaaacgagtaaaacgagtaaaacgagtaaaacgagtaaaacgagtaaaacgagtaaaacgagtaaaacgagtaaaacgagtaaaacgagtaaaacgagtaaaacgagtaaaactagtaaaactagtaaaacgagcaaaacgagcaaaacgagaaaaacgagcaaaacgagcaaaacgagcaaaacgagcaaaacgagcaaaacgagcaaaacgagcaaaacgagtaaaacgagcaaaacgagcaaaacgaggaaaacgagtaaaacgagtaaaacgagtaaaacgagtaaaacgagtaaaacgagtaaaacgagtaaaacgagtaaaacgagtaaaacgagtaaaacgagtaaaacgagtaaaactagtaaaacgagtaaaacgagtaaaacgagtaaaacgagtaaaacgagtaaaacgagtaaaacgagtaaaacgagtaaaacgagtaaaacgagtaaaacgagtaaaacgagtaatacgagtaaaacgagtaaaacgagtaaaacgagtaaaacgagtaaaacgagtaaaacgagtaaaacgagtaaaacgagtaaaacgagtaaaactagtaaaactagtaaaacgagtaaaactagtaaaacgagtaaaactagtaaaacgagtaaaacgagtataacgagtaaaacgagtaaaacgggtaaaacgagtaaaacgagtaaagcgagtaaaacgagtgttacgtgccgcggcctttttagtgttcgagcggcacgatttttagacgcaatatcgattaggggtatcccacagtcattagactatcaagtattgctggattgagtttatgatttagaaaaagcaaggaggctcgccgcagtcgtaacagtcgattcttttagttgataattatttaggtacctcctcagaaggagaaggggtagattttgggatcgttggtgctctagtcccgtacgggtcttttcaatggaatcagataggtaattgatgagtagaatttaatagtaaataaagttttaatgattaaataatgaatggatgtaaaacatttaacagaactgaatatgaacaaatcaatcaataatttagaaagaatagacgtttgtgaaatcggtataattcctgactaggggaatcccacagtcgtttgactgtcagaaattatcgttaggtacgaattaattataacggtgtattttcgtgtacaaaaagagataagatgtgcaactcaccagacagtcacaataatctaattgacaatatgctttaaatttgctttttaagttttggaaaactttctggatcgctgataaacctgaatcagaaagaaggattagacgcgaaaacacacacacacacttgatttgaattataaattgaaacggaaataatgtaaattaaattattaactgagtaagttaagcgaataattagttctgaaaagtttaggatttgaattgtttcgcaaagttgagtctttcacgcggttacacagtagaccggagaactctagctctataagacttcgcggacccaatgacacgcacctcacgatttatcgtcacagagtgccgcagcttcacgctctcggcagcggccagggtgggtccgcgtcgaaaaagcttacgctgcatcttatcgcttgaccatgcatgggcccctccacttagcgaggcggggtgtatgtgtgtttgctcacatccatccgtcatactctcttgattcaaatatacgatcgagaaaattatattaactgtatttgcggaacatatgtacgcactataaaccatgacatcaacacggtacaatttcacatagctgaaggccttttcctcatcatacataaatttatatacacaatttctgactaggggaatcccacagtcggttgactatcagaaattgtgataggggtctaaaagaacaattcctaactaattaacaatccacgaaacgtgcgacaaaaccgtgggaaggcgtcgttccctgcatcggtgaccggatgtaaagtatacgattccgtcaatcttccaagaaggaacccagtgtgcgcattcctgatgtagccgttactgattatgttacaatgtttagcgcgacggtcaggggtgcgctcaacgagggctttcccacaatgctgcaaggcattgttgaaccacactcctgccgcttacacagagcgaattcggtacagcaagagagccactgggtctttcggagcgcgactttctggtgagaacgccgctgcgtcagcaccgccttatccttatcacgggacggcaatatgtcgaggcgacgatgcttcgaagaaggggttccgattttactaatttattattaactaactaggcgggagtatgatcaacgagggatttcccataacgctaggcgttgttgatgcataccccgtcttaaaaagagaaatttttcgttccgaacgtaacatccctccctccttggaatcatcgtcgtccccgacgaTGTATACTGAAGGTATAAGTACAGTAGCGCTTATGGACGTATGTGCTCAGGTTGCATtggactagggaaatcccataatgtttgcacattgTCGCAATGCAATCCTGTTACAATTTAGATGGGTCTAAATAGGGGCTCGTACATCAGGTCGTAGGTAACATGTAGAAAATGGTTGCGTTTGTACTTTGTGGATCGCGTAATCTGGGTACCTCCGATGTATAAATGTATTGGCTCGGTCCTGTGAGCCCTTGTCACTACCTCGTAGGCGCAAGTTAGTACCGGTTTGCCGATGTTTTGGCACCTCTCTACGTCGACTATGGCTATTTCAGGGCACTGCCGCAGCATACCGCATATGTCCTCGTCGGAGATGCCTTGATTCTCCCTACAGTGTACCTCCACCAAGCCCTTGAGGAACTGCAGGAACCACCCTCCGACGCTGGGATGCATGTTGTTGGCACTCAGGATCCGGAGTTTCTGCATTTGTCGCAGCGGTTCCAGGGTGAATTCTCCTTTGATATTTGTGCAACCACTGATGTTTAAGGACGTTACATCCTGCATATGCAGTGCAATTTCCGAAACGAGGCCGGAGGCTACCCATCCGCAAAACGTGAGGCTTAGGCTGGTCACATTTTTGTACCTGCAGGGGAAAGAAACTGCCATCTCCACTGGCCCCAGCTCCAGTTCAACAAACTCTCCCCTCTCGGCTGCTTCATTGTCCTCCTCCATTTCTATTTCAGGAACAGACTCTTTAAAGGAGCAAAAATGAAACTTGATTATTGTTAAAGTGGCGTGGAGGTTAATATTGTCAATTAACACTTGTAGAATGGTGTGATCTATTAGGCCATCGCATTTGCTTATGTCTAGATACTCCAGGCTCGTTAATTCCTGAAGCATTTTCGATAAGATTTCaggttttaatattatacagtcGTGGAGAGTAAGCTGTTGGAGATCTTTGGTTATGGCTAACAAGGATCTACCGGTAATATCTGTCCCCAGTGCGCAGAACGATCTCAAGTGTCTGGCAGATTCCAGCACATTGAACAGCCCTGGGTCCACTGGTCCGTCGCATTTCCCTAGTTTAAGGCAGGTCAGTCGTGGTGCTGGAGGTTCCATTTCCCTCAATGCCGACGGTCTTATAGTTACCGCGGTTAAGTCCAAAGACTCCAAACCAGGACAGTTTTTAATCGCAATAGCCATTACCTGTGGTTTCAAATTTTTAGCCAAGCTTTCTTCACTTATACCTATACTCTTCAGACAAGCGCCCACCCTCATCATCAACCAGTGGAAGGAATTAGTTGTTATCAATTTCCCTTCCCACGCGTTCGGCCAACACCAGTTGTTGAGGTCAATATGACGCATATGGTGATAGGAGGCAAGGCTACCTTGGCGCCATCGTCGGGAAACCATTTCCAAGCGACCCCGATCTGCGAATGGCAAATAGCTGGCAATTTTTGCAATACATTCCGTTGGTAGGGGAATTTTGTCGCTTAAGTCAATTCCCGGAAATGGAGTCACATCGGGTCGTGGGGGAATTAACTTTGAGCTGTGCCATGAATCGGCCATCAGCACCCTCAATTTCCTTTTGTGGCATATTATTCCGACGTCCGCCGCAGCCAAGGCCTTCCTTGTTCCGTCCAGAGTTGCGAACGTTAGGAATGCGCAGTTTCCCGTTGTTTTCCTCATTACCACCGCATGCTCGACACCATAAGGGCGAAATACCTCGAGCAGCTTCTCCTTTTTTGTATATGGAGACAAACGGCTGACAAACAATCGCCGTTCCGCGGAGTTTTGTTGCCACTGACTGGACGATGCCATTTCGCTATACACTACAGACAGTTAAACACAAGCAAgattaaattatgaaataataaaatcattatCAAAGGAGCAGAAGAACAATAGAAGAGTTATAACTAacaacaatttctgactaggggattcCCATAGTCCTTAGACTGTCAGGGTTAGTTGTTATACATATTGCTAGCAATTTATCATTGCCCTCTGAATAGGCAATGGTGGTCTGTTTTGCGAGGTATTTGATTCTTGTAATGGTATTGGTGCTGGTTGGCTGGTTGAAGCTTCCTCTGGTTCGTGGTTCGAGTCACGTTTCCTTAGGAATCGTATCCTGCATAAGGTCTTCAGGGGGTTCCAAAAATGGTAAATCATCAATCCTATTACGATTACGGCCTGTACCGCTATTGATCCGtacgtcaatgacaaatgtgatttCCTTGCTCGatgatgttctccaatttcctctatttgggcttcaatttcatacaaCGAATCAGATGTGCGTTCTAATTTATTAATGTCATTTGAAAATAGATTCTCTGTGGTGTGTTTCTCTTTGGAGTACTGATAGATTTCAGGTGATATCAAGCTAATGTTCAGTAATAGATTGGGAATGTAGTAATAGGGATCCTTGCTTAAGTACGTTTTTGATCCTAGCAAGGTATGATATCGTGTTTTTGCAAAACATTCCGGATGTATTTCCAAGATTCCTGTTCCAACTATGGTGGTGTGAGTATTCTTCTGTCGACCGCATAGGATTTGCATCGGTTCCGGTTGTTCAAATGAATATAACCATCCGCCAAGCGTAGTTAATTTTCGCCAGgaaggtgtgacgtcccactatttttcgcgcagtcgtaattagagtcttccccacaaataactccaaatcttcgccaaaatccctcgaattcaaatcttacccctttttcccaactaccgaccaccttgacgatataccttagcggtccctatctcaagatgatctactacgaaatccccttccctctacgccctacgaggcacgatctcctccctcaccttcaaagtctaaacaagtccctcgtcccaaaaaccctcttacatcgagactacgtctcacgacctccctacgacccaccgagtcaaagccactcttaccccgttccaatcaaaacacgcaaaccacatgtaactagtttgagtcccccttctcgagcgcccctcataaaaaccccggaaataatattgcgaagtccttttcgaatgccctttataaaaaacccggaagtcttattgcgacgcatatttcgtgcatgagtcacggtgcataccgcgcacacccctcatacctaaacactgtataaatacaagggtcccagaggccgtagcactcttcttctacggaaagctcttccatagagacagttcaaagaaagtaacaatttaactaacgtgcagtaaattcagtgcaactactctcgacgagagattcactttcgacaacaactgtgagcaattaatattacttattataacactgcatatcatcgccatttatattacactttcttgcttatgcttttcttattattgcttatcgtttatatcatcttaacattcctaacgcttattgcttttcatattcttgtctattgctaatactcgcatatttcatgttcatctatatattgctattgtttaccatttatataaatgttttgtgctaatgctcaacgtcccacgcattattataatattaccacatatgctttgaactgaataaacgttcttattctaaataacgcttcgaattattgtagtgatccttcggttacggaattaccgaattataacaagccactgcaacagctgatctcggttcgcgaactccgggatttcttacagtgtttacaaggcttactttcgtataggccttgtacgaccataccgttacctctattataaagaaatataacgcgaagtttcttatattaatgcaacggtaaatccaattatcaggactttaaatacccatgcttgtgtctaacgggtgtcactctggtgcttgattactgctttaccttccctggttgcttgcgccgcgaaacttgttttcgtgcctaactcccatcgtgcctagtgccgcgaaacctgttttcgtgcctaactcccatcgttcctagtgccgcgaaacctgttttcgtgcctaactcccatcgttcctagtgccgcgaaacttgttttcgtgcctaactcctgcctcactttgtgccgcgaaactagttttcgtgccaaagtcctatcctgcttagtgccgcgaagctggttttcgtgcctaaactcccccaactagccttgtgtcgcgaaactggttttcgtgccaaggcttcctcccgatctaccccaactatgtcattcccctaaaaaagaccttcacccgggacgtgacataaatttggtgacagcggtgggatgttcgtctaccgttaacaaagaataggttctttgtatatacggtacccacaacgtccctatatctagaatgtgcattacataccctcttcgaagcgtgctatcttaccggagccgcagactacaaagcatttcagcatatttgaatgcgctgatctgcgtttctggcggcatagcaacaaccacggacggcagcgagatttgcctaaattgctctagcttttcgcctgcagatacggtagaagtatattggacccattattattatacgtataacgtacctaaatattgccctcggtgcagaaatcctctaattccagggcgc from Andrena cerasifolii isolate SP2316 unplaced genomic scaffold, iyAndCera1_principal scaffold0350, whole genome shotgun sequence carries:
- the LOC143378120 gene encoding putative RNA-binding protein EEED8.10, with the translated sequence MASSSQWQQNSAERRLFVSRLSPYTKKEKLLEVFRPYGVEHAVVMRKTTGNCAFLTFATLDGTRKALAAADVGIICHKRKLRVLMADSWHSSKLIPPRPDVTPFPGIDLSDKIPLPTECIAKIASYLPFADRGRLEMVSRRWRQGSLASYHHMRHIDLNNWCWPNAWEGKLITTNSFHWLMMRVGACLKSIGISEESLAKNLKPQVMAIAIKNCPGLESLDLTAVTIRPSALREMEPPAPRLTCLKLGKCDGPVDPGLFNVLESARHLRSFCALGTDITGRSLLAITKDLQQLTLHDCIILKPEILSKMLQELTSLEYLDISKCDGLIDHTILQVLIDNINLHATLTIIKFHFCSFKESVPEIEMEEDNEAAERGEFVELELGPVEMAVSFPCRYKNVTSLSLTFCGWVASGLVSEIALHMQDVTSLNISGCTNIKGEFTLEPLRQMQKLRILSANNMHPSVGGWFLQFLKGLVEVHCRENQGISDEDICGMLRQCPEIAIVDVERCQNIGKPVLTCAYEVVTRAHRTEPIHLYIGGLHCDNVQTLWDFPSPMQPEHIRP